From Streptomyces sp. NBC_00370, a single genomic window includes:
- the treS gene encoding maltose alpha-D-glucosyltransferase: MIVNEPVHDTFEDTPAKDRDPDWFKRAVFYEVLVRSFQDSNGDGIGDLKGITAKLDYLQWLGVDCLWLPPFFKSPLRDGGYDVSDYTAVLPEFGDLADFVEFVDAAHQRGMRVIIDFVMNHTSDQHDWFQESRKDPNGPYGDYYVWADDDKQFQDARIIFVDTETSNWTFDPVRKQYYWHRFFSHQPDLNYENPKVQEEIISALRFWLDLGIDGFRLDAVPYLYQQEGTNCENLPATHQFLKRVRKEIDAGYPDTVILAEANQWPEDVVDYFGDYSSGGDECHMAFHFPVMPRIFMAVRRESRYPVSEVLTKTPAIPTGCQWGIFLRNHDELTLEMVTDEERDYMYAEYAKDPRMRANIGIRRRLAPLLDNDRNQIELFTALLLSLPGSPILYYGDEIGMGDNIWLGDRDAVRTPMQWTPDRNAGFSSSDPGRLYLPTIMDPVYGYQVTNVEAAMASPSSLLHWTRRMIEIRKQNPAFGLGSYTELPSSNPAVLAFLREAPSEEGNGDDLVLCVHNFSRFAQPTELDLKEFNGRHPVELIGGVRFPAIGELPYLLTLAGHGFYWFRLRKDSATAVPSAPTLPAA, translated from the coding sequence ATGATCGTCAACGAGCCCGTCCACGACACCTTCGAGGACACCCCGGCCAAGGACCGTGATCCCGACTGGTTCAAGCGTGCCGTCTTCTACGAGGTCCTGGTGCGTTCTTTCCAGGACAGCAACGGCGACGGCATCGGTGACCTCAAGGGCATCACCGCCAAGCTGGACTATCTGCAATGGCTGGGGGTCGACTGCCTCTGGCTGCCGCCGTTCTTCAAGTCGCCGCTGCGCGACGGCGGCTACGACGTGTCCGACTACACGGCGGTGCTTCCCGAGTTCGGCGACCTCGCCGACTTCGTGGAGTTCGTCGACGCCGCACACCAGCGCGGCATGCGCGTGATCATCGACTTCGTCATGAATCACACCAGCGACCAGCACGACTGGTTCCAGGAGTCGCGCAAGGACCCGAACGGTCCCTACGGCGACTACTACGTCTGGGCCGACGACGACAAGCAGTTCCAGGACGCCCGGATCATCTTCGTCGACACGGAGACGTCCAACTGGACCTTCGACCCGGTCCGCAAGCAGTACTACTGGCACCGCTTCTTCTCGCACCAGCCGGATCTCAACTACGAGAACCCCAAGGTGCAGGAAGAGATCATCTCGGCGCTGCGCTTCTGGCTCGACCTGGGCATCGACGGGTTCCGGCTCGACGCGGTGCCCTACCTGTACCAGCAGGAAGGAACCAACTGCGAAAACCTTCCTGCTACCCACCAGTTCCTCAAGCGGGTCCGCAAGGAGATCGACGCCGGCTACCCCGACACCGTGATCCTCGCGGAGGCCAACCAGTGGCCGGAGGACGTCGTCGACTACTTCGGCGACTACAGCTCGGGCGGCGACGAATGCCACATGGCGTTCCACTTCCCCGTCATGCCGCGGATCTTCATGGCCGTACGGCGTGAGTCGCGCTACCCGGTCTCCGAGGTCCTGACCAAGACACCGGCCATCCCGACCGGCTGCCAGTGGGGCATCTTCCTGCGCAACCACGACGAGCTGACCCTCGAAATGGTGACGGACGAAGAGCGCGACTACATGTACGCGGAGTACGCCAAGGACCCGCGGATGCGCGCCAACATCGGCATCCGGCGCAGGCTCGCCCCGCTGCTCGACAACGACCGCAACCAGATCGAGCTGTTCACCGCTCTGCTGCTGTCGCTGCCTGGCTCCCCGATCCTCTACTACGGGGACGAGATCGGGATGGGCGACAACATCTGGCTCGGCGACCGGGACGCCGTACGGACCCCGATGCAGTGGACCCCCGACCGGAACGCCGGATTCTCCTCCAGCGACCCCGGCCGGCTCTACCTCCCGACGATCATGGACCCGGTCTACGGGTACCAGGTCACCAACGTGGAGGCGGCGATGGCATCACCGTCGTCGCTGCTGCACTGGACCCGCCGCATGATCGAGATCCGCAAGCAGAACCCCGCTTTCGGTCTCGGCTCGTACACCGAGCTGCCGTCGTCGAACCCGGCCGTGCTCGCGTTCCTGCGCGAGGCACCGTCCGAGGAGGGCAACGGCGACGACCTCGTGCTGTGCGTGCACAACTTCTCGCGGTTCGCCCAGCCCACCGAGCTGGACCTCAAGGAGTTCAACGGGCGCCACCCGGTGGAGCTGATCGGCGGTGTGCGGTTCCCCGCCATCGGCGAGCTGCCCTACCTGCTGACGCTGGCGGGACACGGCTTCTACTGGTTCCGGCTGAGGAAGGATTCGGCGACCGCCGTTCCGTCCGCGCCGACCCTTCCGGCCGCGTAA
- a CDS encoding alpha-1,4-glucan--maltose-1-phosphate maltosyltransferase, with amino-acid sequence MIGRIPVLDVAPSVHCGRRPAKAVSGESFQVTATVFREGHDAVAANVVLTDPTGHPGPYTPMAELAPGTDRWGAEVTPTEEGRWTYHVEAWSDPVATWRHTAEIKIPAGIDTALVLAEGAELYERAAAGVPKRDGREAVLAAVDLLRDERRPPASRLAAALAPEVDAALARHPLRELVTATKPAKLQVERKRALFGSWYELFPRSEGAVVKKGEPPVSGTFKTAAERLPAVAAMGFDVVYLPPIHPIGTTFRKGPNNTLSPGPDDVGVPWAIGSADGGHDAIHPDLGTIEDFDHFVETARNLRMEIALDFALQCSPDHPWVQKKPEWFNHRPDGTIAYAENPPKKYQDIYPIAFDADMRGLVRETTRVLRYWMTHGVRIFRVDNPHTKPVVFWEKVIGSINRTDPDVIFLAEAFTRPAMMRTLGAIGFQQSYTYFTWRNTKQELTEYLTELSGDSAAYMRPNFFVNTPDILHAYLQEGGRPAFEVRAVLAATMVPSWGVYAGFELYENTAAKPGSEEYLDSEKYQLRPRDWEAAEREGRTIAPLITTLNRIRRRHPALQQLRDIHFHHADNDSVIVYSKRSGSNIILVVANLDPHHTQEATVSLDMPRLGLEWHETVPVRDELTGETYHWGRANYVRLEPGVTPAHIVSLRPSPPIGGSPTS; translated from the coding sequence CTGATTGGTCGCATTCCCGTCCTGGACGTCGCTCCGTCCGTCCACTGCGGCAGACGCCCCGCGAAGGCGGTGAGCGGTGAGTCGTTCCAGGTCACCGCGACCGTGTTCCGCGAGGGCCATGACGCCGTGGCGGCCAATGTCGTCCTCACGGACCCCACAGGCCACCCAGGCCCCTATACCCCCATGGCTGAGCTGGCCCCCGGCACCGACCGCTGGGGCGCGGAAGTCACCCCTACGGAGGAAGGCCGGTGGACGTACCACGTCGAGGCGTGGAGTGATCCCGTGGCGACCTGGCGCCATACCGCCGAGATCAAGATCCCGGCCGGCATCGACACCGCGCTCGTCCTCGCCGAAGGGGCCGAGCTGTACGAGCGCGCCGCCGCCGGTGTGCCCAAACGCGACGGACGCGAGGCGGTGCTGGCCGCCGTCGACCTGCTGCGCGACGAGCGGCGCCCCCCGGCGTCCCGGCTCGCCGCCGCACTGGCCCCCGAGGTCGACGCGGCCCTGGCCCGGCACCCGCTGCGGGAGCTGGTGACCGCGACCAAGCCGGCCAAGCTCCAGGTCGAGCGCAAGCGCGCCCTGTTCGGATCCTGGTACGAGCTGTTCCCGCGCTCCGAGGGCGCCGTCGTCAAGAAGGGCGAGCCGCCCGTCAGCGGCACGTTCAAGACGGCCGCCGAGCGACTGCCCGCGGTCGCGGCGATGGGTTTCGACGTGGTCTACCTGCCACCGATCCACCCCATCGGCACCACCTTCCGCAAGGGCCCCAACAACACGCTCTCGCCGGGTCCTGACGACGTCGGTGTGCCCTGGGCGATCGGCTCGGCCGACGGCGGCCACGACGCGATCCACCCCGATCTCGGCACCATCGAGGACTTCGACCACTTCGTCGAGACGGCCCGCAATCTGCGGATGGAGATCGCGCTGGACTTCGCGCTCCAGTGCTCGCCCGACCACCCCTGGGTGCAGAAGAAGCCCGAGTGGTTCAACCACCGCCCGGACGGCACCATCGCGTACGCCGAGAACCCGCCGAAGAAGTACCAGGACATCTACCCCATCGCCTTCGACGCCGACATGCGCGGTCTGGTCAGGGAGACGACGCGGGTCCTGCGCTACTGGATGACCCACGGGGTGCGGATCTTCCGCGTCGACAACCCGCACACCAAGCCCGTGGTGTTCTGGGAGAAGGTCATCGGCAGCATCAACCGCACCGACCCGGACGTGATCTTCCTGGCCGAGGCCTTCACCAGGCCGGCCATGATGCGCACCCTCGGCGCGATCGGTTTCCAGCAGTCGTACACGTACTTCACCTGGCGCAACACCAAGCAGGAACTGACCGAGTACCTGACCGAGCTGTCCGGCGACTCCGCGGCGTACATGCGACCGAATTTCTTCGTCAATACGCCGGACATCTTGCACGCCTATCTTCAGGAGGGCGGCCGCCCTGCCTTCGAGGTACGGGCCGTGCTCGCGGCGACCATGGTGCCCTCCTGGGGCGTGTACGCAGGCTTCGAGCTGTACGAGAACACGGCGGCGAAGCCCGGGAGCGAGGAGTATCTCGACTCGGAGAAATACCAGCTCCGTCCCCGTGACTGGGAGGCGGCCGAGCGCGAAGGCCGCACCATCGCCCCGCTGATCACCACCCTGAACCGGATCCGCCGCAGACACCCGGCGCTCCAGCAGCTGCGCGACATCCACTTCCACCACGCGGACAACGACTCGGTCATCGTGTACAGCAAGAGGTCGGGTTCGAACATCATTCTGGTGGTCGCGAACCTTGACCCGCACCACACCCAGGAGGCGACGGTCTCGTTGGACATGCCGCGGCTCGGCCTCGAATGGCACGAGACCGTCCCGGTGCGCGATGAGCTCACCGGCGAGACCTATCACTGGGGCAGGGCCAACTATGTGCGCCTAGAGCCGGGCGTCACGCCCGCGCACATCGTTTCCCTGCGACCGTCCCCGCCGATCGGAGGGTCACCCACATCATGA
- the glgP gene encoding alpha-glucan family phosphorylase, which yields MKAIRRFTVRPVLPEPLRPLSDLARNLRWSWHTETRELFKDVDPRGWRAADGDPVRLLGTVSAARLTELAADAEFLDRLHAAADDLGEYLRGARWYQERDDQGGELPAAVGYFSPEFGVTAALPQYSGGLGILAGDHLKAASDLGVPLIGVGLLYRHGYFRQSLSRDGWQQEQYPVLDPNELPLTLLQEEDGTPARVTLALPGGRQLHACVWQAQVGRVPLLMLDSDVEENGPGEREVTDRLYGGGSEHRLLQEMLLGIGGVRALRTYCRLTGHAAPEVFHTNEGHAGFLGLERIRELADTGLGFEAALETVRAGTVFTTHTPVPAGIDRFDRDLVARHFGDDGELPGVNVERVLGLGMETYPGGEPNLFNMAVMGLRLAQRANGVSTLHGAVSREMFSGLWPGFDAEEVPITSVTNGVHAPTWVAPEVVALGARQIGDGRTEHALSVGGSQRWDAVADIPDGDVWDVRRTLRAQLVTEVRKRLHASWRQRGAAAAELGWIDGVLDPDVLTIGFARRVPSYKRLTLMLRDRERLTRLLLDPERPVQIVVAGKAHPADDGGKRLVQELVRFADDPRVRHRIVFLPDYGMAMAQKLYPGCDVWLNNPLRPLEACGTSGMKAALNGCLNLSVLDGWWDEWFEPDFGWAIPTADGVAATDENRRDELEANALYELIEDRVAPRFYDHGGDSGLPERWIEMVRRTLVTLGPKVLAGRMVREYVERLYAPAARAHRALDAATAAELATWKYHIRTLWPHVTVDHVETVTAPAADRTAALGSTLALRVGVGLGELRPDDVEVQAVAGRVGSDDTIVDAQTFPLKPVSGPDAEGRWMYEGPLGLDRTGPYGYTVRVLPSHPLLATGADLGLVTLPAETVTDGAGLLMR from the coding sequence GTGAAGGCAATCCGTCGGTTCACCGTCCGCCCAGTCCTGCCCGAACCTCTGCGACCCCTCAGCGACCTCGCCCGCAACCTGCGCTGGTCCTGGCACACCGAGACCCGTGAGCTGTTCAAGGACGTCGACCCCCGGGGGTGGCGGGCCGCCGACGGCGATCCCGTACGGCTCCTCGGGACCGTGTCGGCCGCCCGGCTGACCGAGCTGGCCGCGGACGCCGAGTTCCTGGACAGACTGCACGCGGCAGCCGATGACCTCGGCGAATACCTGCGGGGCGCCCGCTGGTACCAGGAGCGGGACGACCAGGGCGGCGAGCTGCCCGCTGCGGTCGGCTACTTCTCGCCCGAATTCGGCGTCACCGCCGCCCTGCCGCAGTACTCGGGCGGGCTCGGCATCCTCGCCGGCGACCATCTCAAGGCCGCCAGCGACCTGGGCGTACCCCTCATCGGTGTGGGCCTGCTCTACCGGCACGGCTACTTCCGCCAGTCGCTGTCCAGGGACGGCTGGCAGCAGGAGCAGTATCCGGTGCTCGACCCCAACGAACTTCCGCTGACGTTGCTGCAGGAGGAGGACGGCACACCCGCCCGGGTGACCCTCGCGCTGCCCGGCGGCCGTCAGCTGCACGCCTGCGTCTGGCAGGCGCAGGTCGGCCGGGTGCCGCTGCTGATGCTCGACTCCGACGTCGAGGAGAACGGCCCGGGGGAGCGCGAGGTCACCGACCGGCTCTACGGCGGCGGCAGCGAACACCGGCTGCTCCAGGAGATGCTGCTGGGCATCGGCGGTGTCCGGGCCCTGCGCACGTACTGCCGGCTCACCGGACACGCGGCGCCCGAGGTGTTCCACACCAACGAGGGCCACGCCGGGTTCCTCGGCCTGGAGCGGATCAGGGAGCTGGCCGACACCGGGCTCGGCTTCGAGGCGGCGCTGGAGACCGTCAGGGCCGGCACCGTCTTCACCACCCACACCCCGGTCCCCGCCGGTATCGACCGTTTCGACCGGGACCTGGTCGCCCGGCACTTCGGCGACGACGGCGAACTGCCCGGCGTGAATGTCGAACGGGTCCTCGGCCTCGGCATGGAGACCTACCCGGGCGGCGAGCCGAACCTCTTCAACATGGCCGTGATGGGGCTGCGGCTCGCCCAGCGGGCCAACGGCGTCTCCACCCTGCACGGCGCCGTCAGCCGCGAGATGTTCTCCGGGCTGTGGCCCGGCTTCGACGCCGAGGAGGTGCCGATCACCTCCGTCACCAACGGGGTGCACGCACCGACCTGGGTGGCCCCCGAGGTCGTCGCGCTCGGCGCCCGGCAGATCGGCGACGGCCGTACCGAACACGCCCTGTCCGTCGGCGGCTCGCAGCGCTGGGACGCCGTCGCCGACATCCCCGACGGGGACGTCTGGGACGTACGCCGCACGCTGCGCGCCCAGCTGGTGACGGAGGTGCGCAAGCGGCTGCACGCGTCCTGGCGCCAGCGCGGCGCCGCCGCGGCCGAGCTGGGCTGGATCGACGGGGTGCTCGACCCGGACGTGCTGACCATCGGCTTCGCCCGGCGCGTCCCCTCGTACAAGCGGCTGACCCTGATGCTGCGTGACCGGGAGCGGCTGACGCGGCTGCTGCTCGACCCGGAGCGGCCGGTGCAGATCGTCGTCGCCGGCAAGGCGCATCCGGCGGACGACGGCGGCAAGCGGCTGGTGCAGGAGCTGGTGCGGTTCGCCGACGACCCGCGGGTGCGGCACCGCATCGTCTTCCTGCCCGACTACGGCATGGCGATGGCGCAGAAGCTCTACCCGGGCTGCGACGTGTGGCTGAACAACCCGCTGCGGCCTCTTGAGGCGTGCGGGACCAGCGGGATGAAGGCCGCGCTCAACGGCTGCCTCAACCTGTCGGTGCTGGACGGCTGGTGGGACGAGTGGTTCGAGCCGGACTTCGGCTGGGCCATCCCGACGGCCGACGGGGTGGCGGCCACGGACGAGAACCGCAGGGACGAGCTGGAGGCCAACGCCCTCTACGAGCTGATCGAGGACCGGGTCGCGCCGCGCTTCTACGACCACGGCGGCGACAGCGGACTGCCGGAGCGCTGGATCGAGATGGTCCGCCGCACCCTCGTCACCCTCGGCCCGAAGGTCCTCGCGGGCCGGATGGTCCGGGAGTACGTGGAGCGGCTGTACGCGCCGGCGGCGCGGGCCCACCGGGCGCTGGACGCGGCCACGGCCGCCGAACTCGCCACCTGGAAGTACCACATCCGGACCCTGTGGCCGCATGTGACGGTGGACCATGTCGAGACCGTCACGGCCCCCGCGGCCGACCGGACGGCCGCGCTGGGCAGCACCCTCGCCCTGCGCGTCGGTGTCGGCCTCGGCGAACTGCGCCCCGACGACGTGGAGGTGCAGGCCGTCGCGGGACGGGTCGGCTCGGACGACACGATCGTGGACGCGCAGACCTTCCCGCTGAAGCCGGTGAGCGGACCGGACGCCGAGGGCCGCTGGATGTACGAGGGGCCGCTCGGTCTTGACCGCACCGGGCCGTACGGCTACACCGTGCGGGTGCTGCCCTCGCACCCGCTGCTCGCCACCGGCGCCGACCTGGGTCTGGTCACCCTGCCGGCCGAGACGGTGACGGACGGCGCGGGACTGCTGATGCGCTGA